Proteins encoded in a region of the Bacteroidales bacterium genome:
- the rpoB gene encoding DNA-directed RNA polymerase subunit beta: MSVHKTERINFSSIQNPFEYPDFLEIQLKAFYDFFQIDTTPENRKNEGLYKVFQENFPITDTRNNFVLEFIDYFVDPPRYTIDECIERGLTYSVPLKAKLKLYCTDPEHEDFDTVIQDVYLGTVPYMTPKGSFVINGAERVVVSQLHRSPGVFFGQSLHANGTKLYSARIIPFKGSWIEFATDINSVMYAYIDRKKKLPVTTLLRAIGYENDKDILAIFDLADELKVSKTSVKKAVGRKLAARVLKTWVEDFVDEDTGEVVSIERNEVIIDRETILEPDHVDMIVNSGAETILLHKEGQNITDFAIIYNTLQKDACNSEKEAVLHIYRQLRSSEPPDEATARDVIDKLFFSDKRYDLGDVGRYRINKKLNLNTPADTKVLTREDIIEIIKYLIQLINSKADVDDIDHLSNRRVRTVGEQLAGQFSVGLARMARTIRERMNVRDNEVFTPIDLINSKTLSSVINSFFGTNQLSQFMDQTNPLAEMTHKRRLSALGPGGLTRERAGFEVRDVHFTHYGRLCPIETPEGPNIGLISSLCVFAKINNLGFIETPYRKVEESVVSLNEDGVVYLSAEEEEGKIIAQADVKVDAKGHFMEVRAKSRLDADYPVVEPSEVNMMDVAPNQIASIAASLIPFLEHDDANRALMGSNMMRQAVPLLKPQAPVVGTGIEHTVAKDSRLLVLAEKDGIVESVDARKIAIRYDLTEEEKFMSFDNDLKVYDLPKFTKTNQSTCINMRPIVKKGDRVVKGQILTEGYSTDNGELALGKNLKVAFMPWKGYNFEDAIVISERVVSNDVFTSLHIDEYLLEVRDTKRGLEELTSDIPNVSEEATRNLDENGLIMIGAHVEPGDILIGKITPKGESDPSPEEKLLRAIFGDKAGDVKDASLKAPPSLYGVVVDKKLFSRSVKDKKAKTNEKAILQKIEDEFNKLADELKGRLVEKLMVMLNGKTSQGVKDYYNVEIVPKGSKFSAKQLMDIDYTNVNPGKWTSDKAKNDSIKDILHNYMAKYKEIEAVYKRKKYNVTIGDELPAGIIQLAKVYIAKKRKVKVGDKMAGRHGNKGIVSKIARAEDMPFLADGTPVDIVLNPLGVPSRMNLGQIYETVLGWAGEKLGVKFATPIFDGAELENINDWTDKAGLPRYGRSYLYDGGTGERFDQPATVGIIYMLKLGHMVDDKMHARSIGPYSLITQQPLGGKAQFGGQRFGEMEVWALEAFGAANILQEIITVKSDDVVGRAKTYEAIVKGEPMPTPGVPESFNVLLHEMRGLGLSINLV, translated from the coding sequence TTGAATATCCGGATTTTTTGGAAATCCAATTAAAAGCATTTTACGATTTTTTCCAAATCGATACTACTCCGGAAAATCGAAAAAATGAAGGATTATATAAAGTTTTTCAGGAAAATTTTCCGATTACCGACACAAGAAACAACTTTGTGCTGGAATTCATCGACTATTTTGTAGATCCTCCGCGTTATACTATTGATGAGTGTATTGAGCGGGGATTGACTTATAGCGTTCCGCTCAAAGCAAAACTAAAATTATATTGTACCGATCCTGAACATGAGGATTTTGATACGGTAATACAGGATGTATATTTGGGTACGGTTCCGTATATGACTCCTAAAGGATCATTTGTGATCAATGGAGCAGAACGTGTAGTCGTATCACAATTGCACCGTTCTCCCGGAGTCTTTTTTGGACAAAGCCTACATGCTAACGGGACTAAGTTATATTCAGCACGTATCATACCTTTTAAAGGTTCATGGATCGAGTTTGCTACTGACATTAATAGTGTCATGTATGCCTATATCGACCGTAAGAAAAAGTTGCCCGTAACCACTCTTTTACGTGCGATAGGTTACGAAAATGATAAAGATATTCTCGCCATATTTGATTTGGCTGATGAACTGAAAGTTTCCAAAACATCTGTTAAGAAGGCTGTAGGACGGAAATTAGCTGCCCGTGTATTAAAAACATGGGTAGAGGATTTTGTGGATGAGGATACCGGTGAAGTGGTTTCCATTGAACGTAATGAAGTAATTATTGACCGGGAAACCATTCTTGAGCCTGATCATGTAGATATGATTGTAAATTCGGGTGCTGAAACCATTCTTTTGCATAAAGAAGGTCAGAATATCACCGATTTCGCCATTATATATAATACATTGCAGAAAGATGCATGTAACTCTGAAAAAGAAGCCGTTTTGCATATTTACAGGCAGTTGCGTAGTTCAGAACCACCTGATGAAGCTACTGCCCGTGATGTAATTGATAAACTCTTTTTCTCGGATAAGCGTTATGACCTCGGAGATGTCGGACGTTACCGGATCAATAAAAAATTAAATCTCAATACACCAGCAGATACAAAAGTATTGACCCGTGAAGATATTATTGAGATTATAAAATATCTGATTCAGCTGATTAACTCTAAAGCCGATGTAGATGATATTGACCATTTGAGTAATCGTCGTGTACGTACGGTAGGAGAGCAGTTGGCAGGGCAGTTCAGTGTCGGTTTGGCACGTATGGCCCGTACTATCCGTGAGCGTATGAATGTTCGCGATAACGAGGTGTTTACTCCGATTGACCTGATCAATTCAAAAACTTTATCTTCGGTCATCAATTCGTTCTTTGGGACCAATCAGTTGTCACAGTTTATGGATCAGACCAATCCGTTGGCGGAAATGACCCATAAACGTCGTTTATCTGCATTGGGCCCAGGAGGTTTGACCCGTGAACGTGCAGGTTTTGAGGTTCGTGACGTTCACTTCACACATTACGGACGGTTATGTCCCATTGAAACACCTGAAGGACCCAATATCGGTTTGATCTCTTCACTTTGTGTATTTGCAAAGATCAATAATCTCGGTTTTATTGAAACACCATATCGTAAAGTTGAAGAATCTGTAGTGTCATTAAACGAAGATGGTGTCGTATACTTAAGTGCAGAAGAAGAAGAAGGAAAGATAATAGCACAGGCCGATGTGAAAGTCGACGCAAAAGGTCATTTTATGGAAGTCCGTGCAAAATCAAGGTTAGATGCAGACTATCCGGTGGTAGAACCTTCGGAAGTGAACATGATGGATGTGGCTCCGAACCAGATCGCATCAATTGCTGCATCCTTAATCCCGTTCCTCGAACATGACGATGCGAACCGTGCCTTGATGGGATCAAACATGATGCGTCAGGCGGTACCATTATTGAAACCTCAGGCTCCGGTTGTAGGTACTGGTATTGAACATACCGTAGCAAAGGATTCCCGTTTGCTCGTGCTTGCAGAAAAAGACGGTATAGTTGAATCGGTGGATGCACGTAAGATAGCTATCCGTTATGATTTGACAGAGGAGGAAAAATTCATGAGCTTTGATAATGATTTGAAAGTTTATGATTTACCTAAATTTACCAAAACAAATCAAAGTACATGTATTAATATGCGACCGATCGTTAAAAAAGGCGATCGTGTAGTAAAAGGACAAATCCTGACCGAAGGTTATTCTACCGATAATGGAGAACTGGCTTTAGGTAAAAACCTGAAGGTGGCATTCATGCCATGGAAAGGATACAACTTTGAAGATGCAATTGTCATCAGTGAAAGAGTGGTGAGCAATGATGTGTTCACATCACTTCATATTGATGAATATTTATTGGAAGTGCGCGATACGAAACGTGGGCTGGAAGAATTGACTTCGGATATTCCGAATGTGAGTGAAGAAGCCACCAGGAATCTGGATGAAAACGGATTGATCATGATCGGTGCACATGTTGAACCGGGAGATATCCTTATAGGTAAGATTACACCTAAAGGAGAATCAGACCCATCGCCTGAAGAAAAATTATTGAGGGCTATTTTCGGGGACAAAGCCGGTGATGTGAAAGATGCTTCATTAAAAGCACCCCCGTCATTGTATGGTGTGGTAGTGGATAAAAAACTCTTTTCACGTAGTGTGAAAGATAAAAAAGCCAAGACCAACGAAAAAGCTATTCTTCAAAAAATTGAAGATGAGTTCAATAAACTGGCGGATGAATTGAAAGGCCGTCTGGTAGAGAAATTAATGGTGATGCTGAATGGTAAGACTTCACAGGGTGTGAAAGATTACTATAATGTGGAAATTGTCCCTAAGGGATCCAAGTTTTCTGCCAAACAACTGATGGACATTGATTATACCAATGTAAATCCGGGTAAATGGACTTCTGATAAGGCTAAAAACGATTCTATCAAGGATATACTTCATAATTATATGGCCAAGTATAAGGAAATAGAGGCTGTATATAAACGTAAAAAATATAATGTGACCATTGGCGATGAACTGCCTGCTGGTATTATCCAATTAGCTAAGGTATACATTGCGAAGAAACGTAAAGTAAAAGTAGGAGATAAAATGGCAGGCCGCCACGGAAATAAAGGTATTGTTTCCAAGATTGCCCGTGCGGAAGATATGCCTTTCCTTGCAGACGGCACACCGGTTGATATCGTACTTAATCCGTTGGGGGTACCTTCGCGTATGAACCTTGGACAGATATACGAAACTGTGTTGGGTTGGGCTGGTGAGAAATTAGGTGTAAAATTTGCCACTCCAATTTTTGATGGTGCTGAATTGGAAAATATCAATGATTGGACAGACAAAGCCGGTCTTCCGCGTTATGGACGTAGTTACCTCTATGACGGGGGAACGGGAGAACGTTTCGACCAGCCTGCAACTGTAGGTATCATCTATATGTTGAAATTAGGACATATGGTAGATGACAAGATGCATGCCCGTTCTATTGGTCCGTATTCTCTTATTACCCAGCAACCGTTGGGAGGTAAGGCGCAATTCGGAGGTCAGCGTTTTGGAGAAATGGAGGTCTGGGCACTTGAAGCATTCGGTGCTGCTAATATCCTACAGGAAATCATTACAGTCAAATCTGACGATGTGGTAGGGCGTGCCAAAACATATGAAGCCATTGTTAAAGGCGAGCCTATGCCTACTCCTGGAGTTCCGGAATCATTCAATGTATTGTTGCATGAAATGAGAGGATTAGGATTAAGTATCAATCTTGTATAA
- the rimP gene encoding ribosome assembly cofactor RimP: MISKDIVKSIVQSFIEGQTIFLVDIRVDDTNRIFVEVDKPEGITIDECVSISRAIEASLDREIEDYELEVSSPGLTEPFKVIGQYQKNCGRMVDVVMKEGQKIKGLLQYVDDEGIMLEVEAKIREEGKKRPKIVKQSVPLKYNDIKATKVTITF, translated from the coding sequence ATGATTTCGAAGGATATTGTAAAAAGCATTGTACAATCGTTCATTGAGGGGCAGACCATTTTCTTAGTGGATATCAGGGTAGATGATACTAACCGGATATTTGTAGAAGTGGATAAACCAGAAGGGATTACCATCGATGAATGTGTCAGCATCAGTCGTGCCATCGAAGCCAGTCTTGATCGGGAAATAGAAGATTATGAACTGGAAGTATCTTCTCCGGGATTAACAGAGCCATTTAAAGTAATAGGTCAATACCAAAAAAATTGCGGGAGAATGGTGGATGTAGTCATGAAAGAAGGGCAAAAGATCAAGGGACTGTTGCAATATGTAGATGATGAAGGGATAATGTTGGAGGTAGAGGCAAAAATCAGAGAGGAAGGGAAGAAGCGACCGAAAATCGTGAAACAATCCGTTCCGTTAAAATATAACGATATTAAAGCAACCAAGGTTACGATCACTTTTTAG
- the nusA gene encoding transcription termination factor NusA — translation MENLRLLDTFSEFKELKNIDRATMMSVLEDVFRSTLAKKYETDENFDVIINIDKGDFEIWRNREVVADADFTDPNLQIPLSEAKKIDDDYEVGEEVTDEVKMEDFGRRSILALRQNLSARIMELEKGNVYAKYKDRIGEIITGEVYQVWKREILIIDDDGNELILPKNEQIPSDHYRKGDTLRAVVLRVEMKNNNPLIILSRTSPVFLERLFELEVPEIFDGLITIKKVVRIPGEKAKVAVESYDDRIDPVGACVGMKGSRIHGIVRELRNENIDVINYTTNIQLYITRALSPAKVISIKVNEADKHVEVFLKASEVSLAIGKGGSNIKLASQLTGYEIDVYREAEEVEEEDVDLDEFGDEIEGWIIQELKSIGCDTAKSVLELTIEDLVKRTDLEEETIREVTRILKAEFE, via the coding sequence ATGGAAAATCTAAGATTATTGGATACTTTTTCGGAATTCAAGGAGTTAAAAAATATAGACCGCGCTACCATGATGAGCGTGCTTGAAGATGTATTTCGCAGTACCCTGGCAAAAAAATATGAAACGGATGAAAATTTCGATGTGATCATCAATATTGACAAAGGTGACTTTGAAATATGGAGGAACAGAGAAGTAGTCGCTGATGCGGATTTTACTGATCCTAATCTCCAGATTCCGTTATCCGAAGCAAAAAAGATCGATGATGATTATGAAGTAGGGGAGGAAGTAACCGATGAGGTGAAAATGGAAGATTTCGGTCGTCGTTCGATACTTGCTTTAAGGCAAAATCTATCGGCGCGTATCATGGAACTTGAAAAAGGAAATGTATATGCCAAATATAAAGACCGTATAGGAGAGATCATTACCGGCGAAGTGTATCAGGTTTGGAAACGTGAAATACTGATCATTGATGATGATGGAAATGAATTGATTTTGCCTAAGAACGAACAGATCCCATCGGATCATTACCGTAAGGGTGATACTTTACGGGCTGTGGTGTTGCGTGTGGAGATGAAAAATAATAATCCTTTGATCATATTATCAAGAACATCTCCGGTTTTTCTGGAACGCTTGTTTGAACTGGAAGTACCTGAAATATTTGACGGTTTGATCACCATAAAGAAAGTTGTTCGTATTCCGGGTGAAAAGGCAAAAGTGGCCGTAGAATCGTATGATGACCGTATCGATCCGGTAGGAGCTTGTGTAGGGATGAAAGGATCACGTATTCATGGGATCGTGAGGGAGTTGCGTAATGAAAATATTGATGTTATAAATTATACTACCAATATCCAGTTATATATTACCCGTGCATTGAGCCCTGCAAAGGTGATATCCATCAAGGTGAACGAAGCAGACAAACATGTAGAAGTTTTCCTCAAAGCAAGTGAAGTGTCGCTGGCTATAGGAAAAGGCGGATCGAATATCAAACTGGCCAGCCAGCTCACCGGTTATGAAATCGATGTGTACAGGGAAGCTGAAGAGGTTGAAGAAGAGGATGTTGATTTAGACGAATTCGGGGATGAGATAGAAGGATGGATTATTCAGGAATTGAAAAGTATCGGTTGTGATACCGCCAAAAGCGTGTTGGAATTGACGATAGAAGATTTGGTTAAGCGAACAGATCTTGAAGAAGAGACAATTCGTGAAGTAACGCGCATATTAAAGGCTGAATTTGAATAA
- the rpoC gene encoding DNA-directed RNA polymerase subunit beta': MSFRKDNKAKSTFKKITIGLASPEEILERSSGEVLKPETINYRTYKPERDGLFCERIFGPIKDYECHCGKYKRIRYKGIVCDRCGVEVTEKKVRRERTGHIQLTVPVAHIWYFRSLPNKIGYLLGLPSKKLDAIIYYERYVVIQPGIKAIDGVKAMDFLTEEEYLDIMESLPKENQMLEDDDPNKFIADMGAEALCKILGRLKLDELSYELRHKASIETSQQRKADALKRLQVVEAFRESVEVNKPEWMILKVIPVIPPELRPLVPLDGGRFATSDLNDLYRRVIIRNNRLKRLMEIKAPEVILRNEKRMLQEAVDSLFDNSRKANAVKTDANRPLKSLSDSLKGKQGRFRQNLLGKRVDYSARSVIVVGPELQLHECGLPKDMAAELYKPFIIRKLIERGIVKTVKSAKKIVDRKDPVVWDILENVLKGHPVLLNRAPTLHRLGIQAFQPKLIEGKAIQLHPLVCTAFNADFDGDQMAVHVPLGNAAILEAQLLMLASHNILNPANGAPITVPSQDMVLGLYYMTKERKSTPDRIVKGEGLVFYSPEEVNIAYNEKRADLHAKVKVRTRTVENGQPVTKIIDTTVGRIIFNEVVPEEVGYLNEVLTKKSLRDIIGNVLKMTGTARTAKFLDDIKNLGYRMAFQGGLSFNLADVIVPEEKTSLVNEGYEQVEEVMNNYNMGFITNNERYNQIVDIWTHTNAKLTNIVMNQLTNDNQGFNAVYMMLDSGARGSKEQIRQLSGMRGLMAKPKKSGSAGPEIIENPILANFKEGLSVLEYFISTHGARKGLADTALKTADAGYLTRRLVDVSQDVIITESDCGTLRGLLATANKNNEEVVQSLYEKILGRTTVHDIFHPLTGELIIASGDEITEEIAQVIEDSPIEQVEIRSMLTCESKKGVCAKCYGRSLATGRMVQMGEAVGVIAAQSIGEPGTQLTLRTFHVGGAVAGVSSESNSIIARYDGIAEIDELRTIERTNSEGNPESVVIGRAAELRIIDKNTGITLTTQNIPYGSLLFIKNGEEVEKGKLICRWDPFSAVIISEVSGKISFENLTDGVTYREETDDQTGFSEKVVIESRDKQKNPAIRIVGDDKSVISSYNLPVGAHIQVKDKEKVAAGDILVKIPRAVAKSSGDITGGGGLPRVTELFEARNPSNPAVVSEIDGEISFGKVKRGNREILVTSKSGEVKKYMVPLSKQILVQENDYVKAGSPLSDGAITPSDILAIKGPTKVQEYIVNEIQEVYRMQGVKINDKHFEVIVRQMMRKVQIVDPGDTRFLEGQIVDKWEFMNENDYIYGKKVVVDAGDSSLRPGQIIAVRKLRDENSVLKRRDAKVIEARDVIPATSFQILQGITRAALQTQSFFSAASFQETTKVLNEAAIYGKVDNLDGLKENVLVGHLIPAGTGVRDYSKIVVGSMEDYDKLHSAKAYSMEDE; the protein is encoded by the coding sequence ATGTCATTTAGAAAAGATAATAAAGCAAAAAGCACTTTTAAAAAGATAACAATCGGGTTAGCTTCTCCGGAAGAAATCCTTGAACGTTCAAGTGGTGAGGTGCTGAAACCGGAAACCATAAATTACCGTACTTATAAGCCGGAGCGTGATGGTTTATTCTGTGAACGGATTTTTGGACCTATCAAAGATTACGAATGCCATTGCGGTAAATACAAACGTATTCGCTATAAAGGAATTGTGTGTGACCGCTGTGGTGTTGAAGTAACCGAAAAGAAAGTGCGCCGTGAAAGGACAGGGCATATCCAATTGACTGTTCCCGTAGCACATATATGGTATTTCCGTTCATTGCCCAATAAAATAGGGTATTTGCTCGGATTGCCTTCCAAAAAGCTGGATGCCATTATTTATTACGAACGTTATGTGGTGATCCAACCTGGAATAAAAGCGATTGATGGTGTGAAAGCGATGGATTTCCTTACGGAAGAAGAGTATCTGGATATCATGGAATCTCTGCCGAAAGAAAATCAGATGCTGGAAGATGACGATCCTAACAAGTTTATTGCAGACATGGGGGCTGAGGCCCTTTGTAAGATATTAGGCCGGTTAAAGTTGGATGAGTTATCTTATGAATTACGCCATAAAGCCAGTATTGAGACATCTCAGCAACGTAAAGCAGATGCCCTGAAACGTTTACAGGTAGTAGAAGCTTTTCGTGAATCAGTAGAAGTCAATAAGCCGGAATGGATGATCCTGAAGGTAATTCCGGTTATCCCACCTGAATTAAGACCATTGGTACCTTTAGATGGCGGACGTTTTGCCACTTCCGACCTGAATGATTTGTATCGTCGTGTCATTATCCGTAATAATCGCTTAAAAAGATTGATGGAGATCAAAGCTCCCGAAGTAATTTTACGTAATGAAAAACGTATGTTACAGGAGGCCGTTGACTCTCTGTTCGATAATTCACGTAAGGCCAATGCTGTTAAAACAGATGCTAACCGTCCGTTGAAATCATTAAGTGACAGCTTAAAAGGTAAACAAGGCCGTTTCCGTCAGAACCTGCTCGGTAAACGTGTGGATTATTCTGCACGTTCGGTAATCGTAGTAGGTCCTGAATTACAATTACATGAATGTGGCCTTCCGAAAGATATGGCGGCAGAACTATACAAGCCTTTTATCATCAGGAAATTGATAGAAAGAGGTATTGTTAAAACAGTGAAGTCGGCCAAGAAAATAGTTGACCGTAAGGATCCTGTGGTTTGGGATATTCTTGAAAATGTTTTGAAAGGACATCCTGTATTACTGAACCGCGCTCCGACTTTGCACCGGTTAGGGATACAAGCTTTCCAGCCAAAATTGATCGAAGGAAAGGCAATTCAGTTGCACCCGTTAGTTTGTACAGCTTTCAACGCCGACTTTGACGGTGACCAGATGGCGGTTCATGTGCCTCTTGGTAATGCAGCCATTCTGGAAGCCCAGTTGTTGATGCTTGCTTCCCATAATATTTTGAATCCTGCTAATGGTGCGCCGATTACAGTACCGTCGCAAGACATGGTATTAGGGTTATATTATATGACTAAAGAGCGTAAGAGCACACCAGATAGGATTGTTAAAGGGGAAGGACTGGTCTTTTATTCACCCGAAGAAGTGAACATCGCTTATAATGAAAAGCGTGCTGATCTTCATGCTAAAGTAAAAGTTCGTACACGAACCGTAGAGAATGGTCAGCCGGTCACCAAAATTATAGATACAACTGTCGGACGTATTATTTTCAACGAAGTAGTACCTGAAGAAGTTGGTTATCTCAATGAAGTGTTGACAAAAAAATCATTGCGCGATATTATCGGCAATGTCTTGAAAATGACAGGAACAGCTCGTACAGCAAAGTTCCTTGATGATATCAAAAATCTCGGTTATAGAATGGCTTTCCAGGGAGGATTGTCGTTTAATCTTGCCGATGTGATTGTTCCCGAAGAAAAAACCAGTCTGGTGAACGAAGGTTATGAACAAGTAGAAGAAGTAATGAATAACTATAATATGGGATTCATCACCAACAACGAACGTTATAATCAGATTGTCGATATCTGGACACATACCAATGCCAAACTGACCAATATCGTGATGAATCAGTTGACCAATGATAATCAGGGGTTCAATGCGGTATATATGATGCTTGATTCCGGAGCCCGTGGTTCGAAAGAACAGATACGTCAGCTTTCAGGAATGCGTGGTTTGATGGCTAAACCTAAGAAATCCGGTTCAGCTGGTCCTGAAATTATTGAAAACCCGATCCTTGCGAATTTTAAAGAAGGATTATCGGTTTTGGAATATTTTATTTCCACCCACGGTGCACGTAAAGGTTTGGCCGATACGGCTTTAAAAACAGCCGATGCAGGTTATCTAACCCGTCGTTTGGTAGACGTATCACAGGACGTGATCATTACGGAATCCGATTGCGGAACACTTCGCGGATTATTGGCTACAGCCAATAAAAATAACGAAGAAGTGGTACAGTCATTATATGAAAAGATTTTGGGTCGTACAACGGTTCATGATATTTTCCACCCGCTTACAGGTGAATTGATCATTGCTTCCGGTGATGAGATTACAGAAGAGATCGCACAGGTTATTGAAGATTCTCCGATCGAGCAGGTAGAGATTCGTTCGATGTTGACCTGTGAGTCGAAGAAAGGAGTGTGTGCAAAATGCTATGGTCGTAGCTTGGCAACCGGCCGTATGGTTCAGATGGGAGAAGCGGTAGGAGTTATTGCAGCTCAGTCTATCGGGGAACCGGGAACACAGTTGACACTCCGTACATTCCACGTAGGGGGTGCCGTAGCCGGGGTAAGTAGTGAATCCAATTCTATTATAGCCAGATATGATGGTATTGCCGAGATTGATGAATTGCGTACTATTGAGCGCACCAACTCCGAAGGTAATCCTGAATCCGTTGTAATTGGCCGGGCAGCTGAATTGCGTATTATTGATAAAAATACAGGGATCACGCTGACCACTCAAAACATTCCTTATGGTTCATTGCTTTTCATCAAGAATGGCGAAGAGGTGGAAAAAGGTAAATTGATCTGTCGCTGGGATCCTTTCAGTGCAGTAATTATCTCTGAAGTATCCGGTAAAATATCTTTTGAAAACCTTACAGATGGTGTGACCTATCGTGAGGAGACGGACGATCAGACTGGATTTAGCGAAAAAGTAGTTATAGAGTCAAGAGATAAACAGAAAAATCCGGCCATACGTATTGTTGGTGATGATAAATCTGTAATTTCCTCTTATAACCTACCAGTAGGAGCACATATCCAGGTAAAAGATAAGGAAAAAGTGGCTGCCGGTGATATTTTGGTAAAGATTCCCCGTGCTGTTGCCAAATCATCCGGTGACATTACCGGTGGTGGTGGTTTGCCGCGTGTAACCGAATTGTTTGAAGCACGTAATCCATCGAATCCTGCTGTTGTTTCGGAAATTGATGGTGAAATCTCATTCGGTAAGGTAAAACGTGGTAATCGTGAGATTTTAGTGACCTCCAAATCCGGAGAAGTCAAAAAATATATGGTGCCGCTGAGTAAACAGATCCTGGTTCAGGAAAACGATTATGTGAAGGCAGGTTCTCCTCTTTCGGATGGAGCCATTACACCTTCGGATATTCTGGCAATCAAAGGACCCACGAAAGTACAGGAATACATTGTCAATGAAATTCAGGAAGTATACCGTATGCAGGGTGTGAAGATCAATGATAAGCACTTTGAAGTAATTGTCCGTCAGATGATGCGCAAGGTACAAATTGTTGATCCCGGTGATACACGTTTCCTTGAAGGACAAATTGTTGATAAATGGGAATTCATGAATGAAAACGACTATATCTATGGTAAAAAAGTAGTTGTTGATGCTGGAGACTCTTCTTTACGCCCCGGACAAATTATCGCGGTTCGTAAACTTCGTGATGAGAATTCGGTGTTGAAACGTCGTGATGCAAAAGTCATTGAAGCCCGTGATGTGATTCCGGCAACATCGTTCCAGATACTACAGGGTATTACCCGTGCAGCACTTCAGACACAAAGTTTCTTTTCAGCAGCGTCTTTCCAGGAGACGACCAAGGTGCTCAATGAGGCTGCCATTTATGGAAAGGTAGATAACTTAGATGGTTTGAAAGAAAATGTGCTGGTAGGACATTTGATTCCAGCCGGAACAGGAGTCCGGGATTATTCGAAAATAGTCGTCGGTTCTATGGAAGATTATGACAAATTACATTCTGCCAAAGCTTATAGCATGGAAGATGAATAA